Below is a window of Synergistaceae bacterium DNA.
TGATTTTAATTGAATTTAATTAAATGATTTTAGTTGTACAAACTCAATATAACCCCGGGGACGAGAGGCTGTTGGATCACGCTGTTGGATCACATGGAAGCCATGCGCCTGGCTTTCGAAGTTGCCTCTTGTCCCTTGGGAGCGACTCACCGGCTTCAGTCCTTTTCAGTCCTTTTCAGTCCTTTTCAATCCTTTTCAATCCTTGGGGCGCATGGTGGGGAAAAGGATGACGTCCCGAATAGAGCGGGAGTTCGTTAAGAACATGACGAGGCGGTCGATTCCAATCCCCAGTCCTCCGGTGGGCGGCAAACCCGTCTCAATGGCGTTGATGAAATCCTCATCGAAAGCGTGAGCCTCGTCGTCCCCCGCCTCTTTCTTCCGAAGCTGTTCCTCAAAACGAGCGCGCTGGTCCAGGGGGTCGTTCAGCTCGCTGAAGGCGTTTGCCAGCTCTTTCTCGCACATGAAGAGCTCGAATCGGTGGGTGTAATTGGGATTGTTCGGGTCCCGCTTGGAGAGGGGCGAGATCTCCGTCGGGTGCCCGATAACGAAGGTTGGGTCCGTGATTTTCTCCTCGCAGAACGTCTCGAACATCAGGTTCAAGACGGCGAAGCGGCTTTCTTTGCCCGATAGAGCGCCGCCGCACCCCTTTTCTGCGGCGATTTTTCGAGCCTCCTCATCGGATGTCACGTTTCGAAAATCCACGCCTGTATGTTCTTTCACTATGTCGAGCATGGTCACGCGGCGAAAGGGTCGCGCCAAATCCAGCGTGATCCCCTGCCATTCGACGGAGAGCGTCCCCACAGCCTTGGCGGCGTTGCGGATCAGTTCTTCCGCCAAGTTCATCATATCCTCGTAATCCGCGTAAGCCCAGTAAACCTCCATCATCGTGAACTCCGGGTTGTGCATTGTGTCGACGCCCTCGTTGCGGAAGTTCTTGCCGATTTCGTAGACACGCCCCATCATGCCCACCACCAACCGCTTGAGATAGAGTTCCGGCGCGATCCTCAGGTACATATCAAGGCCCAAGGCGTTGTGAAAAGATTTGAACGGGCGGGCGTTGGCGCCGCCGGCCAGAATAGAGAGGGTGGGAGTTTCCACTTCCAACGTGCCGTGGTCCTCCAATGTTTTCCGAAAAGAAGTGATGATTTGGGCACGTTTGCGAAAAACCTGGCGCACGTCGGGGTTCGCGATCAAGTCGGTGTAACGCTGGCGGTATCGAACTTCCGTGTCCGTTAGGCCGTGCCATTTTTCGGGCAGAGGGCGCAACGCCTTGCTGAGCAGTTTATACTCCGTGACCAAGATTGTCAGTTCGCCCCGCCGGGTCCTACAGGGGTGTCCTTCGACACCGATCCAATCTCCCGTATCGACCCATTTTTTGAGAAAGTTGTAGCTCTCCTCGCCCACCTCGTTGATCTGGAAATAAAGCTGCATACGTCCGCTCTCGTCGCCTAGATCCGCAAAGGTGGCTTTGCCCTGGCGGCGTAGCGTCATTAGACGTCCGGCGGTGCGAATCCCAACGTCACGCGCCACATCGTCGGGTTGTAGATGGTCATGGCGCGCGCGAATCTCCTCAATTGAATCCTTGCGATCCCATTTTTCGACAACGTAAGGATCGTATCCCTCTTCCTCCCGAAGGCGCTGCAATTTGTCCTTGCGTTGACGAAGAATTTCATTTTCCGATTGCTCTTGATTTTCCGTGGTTCCATTCACGATCATAGCGTCTCGTCTCCTCGTGCGTCTTGTAAGCTGTACTGTACACATAAAAAAAGCTCCCGCGCAAGCGGGGGCTTGATAGACCTCAATGGCACTTCTTGCGCGGCACTCATCAAATTTGGCGTACAAACTCCATAAAATCGCGAATCGCGCCGCCATTGGTCCAGGGAATGTTGACCGCGTGTTTCAAAGCTAAGCCGTTTTCCCCTCGGGCAAGTATCTGGCAACTGAAGTCGTTGTCGGAGAAAATCAGATCGAACTTATATACGGTATCAAAGTTGTCGTCCATCGCAAGATATTTTCCATCCGCCGTAACGTAAAGATTGAGACCCTTCACGCTCATTGTTTTTTCAATGAAACTAGTAATAACATAAGATACCGGTCGCATCGCCGACTCCCTCCCGCCTCATAACTAGCAGATACGTTTCGCAAGTATTTTTTCAACTATTCGGATACCCAGGTCAATAACCACTACACGCCTTAGTTTTTGACTACAACATCAATAGCTATTAAAACGCGTATGAACCATCTATCTATCATACTGATGAATATGAATATTATAGCTTATTCAGATACCACGTATAACTTTCACCCAACTCCACGCAAGCTCCTCATAAATTTATATTCTTTATATTAACACTTTCCGAAAAGAAGGGCAAGGTTGTTTTACTCGTCAATCGGAATTATCACTCATATAAAAAGGCCGTCACGGATTTATTCCATAACAGCCTTTACGTCAGTCAAAGCTCTACTAAAGCTCTAAAGCTCTATAAAACTCTATAAAACTCTATTGAAAGGAAGCTATCTAAAGCTATCCGTCGCTCCGTTTTCCTCGAATGGCGTGTTCTCTGTACTCTTTATCTCCTTCACCCTTGCGTTCGTAAGAATCGCGTGGGCTCCTTCCCGAATTTTGGGAGAGTCGGGAGGGTCGAACCGGGTCTCGGGGTTTCGCTACGGCATCGTGAGATCTCGCGTCATGAGATCTCGTTTTGATGTATCGCACCGGGTTGTCCTCCGGGAACAATCCCCATTTCGCCAGTCCAGCCCAGCCTTGCTCCAGGCGGGCCAAAGCCACGGGCAAAAGCTCCACCAACACATGATCGTCTTTCAGGCGAATAGCCCCCACCTCGCAACGCTCAACCTTCAAAGCGGAACAGAGAGCGTTTAAAATGCGTCCCACATCTTTGATTGCTCCCTGACTGCTGCGGAGGCGGGTTATAGTTCCTCTGGGGCGAGAGCTGGAAAAACGTCTTTCTTCCTGGCCTTCTCCGCGGCCTTCGCCACGCTCAATCCTAGAGGCGCTACGCTGCCGTCTCTCGCGCTCATGATCCAAGTCCGCGTTCAGGCTATAACCCTTTGCTGTGCGAGAATTTAGAGTCTCAAGAAGTTTCGCCACCAGCACTTTCGGCTCGGCGCGTTGCAATAGATCGGAAGCCCATTCCATGTAACCTGACTGACTTTCGGAGTTCATCTGGAAGGTCAGGAGCTTTTCCTCCGCCACTTCTCGTTGAGCCGTGCGGATCAACGGGAGGCTTGGCACGTCCTGCCATTCCACCTTCATCTGGGTCGAGCGCAGCATCATTTTGAAGCGCCCTGCCTCCAAGGGGGACAAGAGGATTAAGTTCGTTCCCTCGTGTCCGGCCCTGCCCGTGCGTCCGCTGCGGTGAACGAAGGTCTCCTTGTCGTCAGGCAGCCCCAGTTGGATGACATGAGTGACGCCCTCCACGTCCAGACCACGAGCCGCTACGTTGGTGGCGACCAAGTGGGGCATAGACCCCGACTTGAAGGAGGCCAAGACCGCGTTGCGCTCTCTTTGGGTCATGTCTCCATGCAAAGCCGCCGCGTTGAAGCCCTCGTCTTGAAGCCTCTGTGCCATTTCAATGGACTCAAGGCGTGTGTGACAAAACATCAGGCTACGTTTGGGACGCTCCCAGAGAAGAATGTTCACCAATCCCTCGAAACGACGCCGGGAGGGGATCATATAGACCCGGTGCACGATGTCCTCGTGCTGAGCGCCGTCCTGCACCAGGGAAATGGTTACAGGGTTCTTGAGATAGCGCTTCGAAAGCTCACGAACCTCAGGCGGCATCGTCGCGGAGAAAAGCCACGTCCGCCGTTCCGCGGGCAGGGCGTTCAGGATTCCCTCCAACTCGTCACGAAATCCCATATCCAACATCTGGTCGCCTTCGTCTAGGACAACACAGTCGATGTTTTTCGTGTCCAGGCTTCCTCGTTCCACGTGGTCCAAGGTCCTGCCCGGCGTGCCCACCACGATGGCCGCTCCGTCTCTCAGGGCGCGCAATTGCGGGGACATTTCCAGTCCTCCCACCAGCGACACCACCGAAATGTTCATAAAGCTCACCAACCACTCCGTTTCTCTCGCGATCTGCTGAGCTAGCTCCCGCGTGGGAGATAAAATCAGCATTCGGGGAGCGCGTTCTCTCGTCTTCATGTTTTGCAAAAGAGGTAAAAGAAACGCCAAAGTTTTTCCAGATCCTGTTTTGGCACGAACGATAAGATCTTTTTCCGCCGCGTTAGACTCAAGCACTTTTTGCTGAACGGGTGTCGGAGAGGTAAAACCCTTACGAGTAATGGCTTTCAGCAGCTCGCTTCTCACCCCGAAGTCGTCGAAAGTCGTCTCGCGCGAACAGTTAGCGATGTCCTCGGGTTCCGTGTCCAAGTTCATTGTGGTCAAATCTTCCATTTCTACTTCTACAGTATTTTTCATGCTTCTCCTTTGCTTTTTCTTGAATCACAGTCAAGATGTTTCTCATGACATCAAAAAAGGGCTTCCATCAAGCCCATAACCGATTATACTCGATTTCCTTCTAACACGCCCCTCCTTTATCCGACCAATATCATTCAATATTATTCAATTAAAAATAAGATAACATTTTCGACAAAATCACACCTGACGTAAAACTACGAGGACACAATAGGTAAAGACATGTAAAATCATAGTGCACCACGATAAATAAAATGATAAACAAAATCATGGGGGTCATATTATGTGTTTGGCTGTGCCCTACACTCTGGAGGAAATTCACGCTGACGGCTCGGCCCGGGCGGTGGCCAATGGCGTGGCGATGAATATTCGCCTGGATCTACTAGAGACCCCAGTTCGGGGAGATGTGGTGCTGGCGCACGCCGGCTTCGCGATCCAAAAGCTGGATAAAGGAGAGTCCGAAGAACTGACCGCTCTGTGGGCTGAGATTGAACGCGCGGAAAAAACCGCTGGAACGTCTACCTCTCGTGTCTGAGTTTTCGAGTATAGGGGTGGAGAGCGCGGCGGCGCACCGGTTCGAGGCGATGCGGGAGAAGCTGGCGGATTTTTTGCGGGAGCGGAGGAACCTCACTTTTATGGAGGTTTGCGGAACTCACACCGTGGCTATTTTTCGGTCGGGCCTGCGTTCTCTGTTGCCCGAAGGATTGCGGCTTCTGTCCGGTCCGGGGTGTCCCGTTTGCGTTACCGATCAAGGGGAGATCGATATAGCCTTGAACTTGGCGAAAAAAGACTACGTCATTCTCACCTATGGCGACATGCTACGAGTTCCAGGGTCGTCGGGTTCCCTTCTGGAGTTGAAAGGCCAAGGAGCGCGGGTGGAGGTTGTGGTCTCCGCTATACAGTCCATTGAAATCGCTCTAGCCCACCCGGAAAGTGAAGTGGTCTTTTTGGGCGTGGGATTTGAAACCACGGCTCCGGCCACGGCTGTGACTTTGAATCAGGCCCGGCAGGTGGGCCTCACGAATCTTTCGGTTTTGTGCCTTCACAAGACGGTGCCGTCGGCTCTGCGCGTTCTCGCCTCCAACCCTGCCCTGAAAATCGACGGGTTTATCCTTCCGGGAAACGTGACGGTCGTAGCCGGAATGGACGACTACGCTTTTCTAACGGAGGCGTTGGGTAAGGCGGCGGCTGCGGCGGGCTTTGAGCCTGAGGAAATCTTAGCCGCGCTGGTGGACCTGGCGAGGCAGGTGACGACCGGGCATTTTCGCCTGAATGCCTACCGGAAACAGGAGACCCCCAGAGGAGGGAATCCCGTGGCGCGCAAGCTCCTGTCGGAGGTCTTTGACCCCTGTGATTCCCGATGGCGGGGTATGGGTGTTATCCCCGGTTCCGGCTACCGTGTAAGGAAGGAATACGCGCGTTTCGACGCCACCGAAAAATTCGGGCTGTCCCCCGTCTCGGTTCCCAATAATGGCTGCCGGTGCGGCGAGGTTCTGTCGGGAGTTTTGACCCCACCCGAGTGTGAACTCTACGGAACGGCCTGCACGCCCTTGACCCCAGTGGGACCTTGCATGGTCTCCAGCGAGGGGACCTGCGGTGCGTGGCACAGGTTTAACCGATGAACGGCGCTATAACCTCCGGCCACGGAAGCGGGGGTCGGCTGACCCAACAGTTGACGCGGCAGATTTTGGAGCATTTTCAAATTCAAGCTCAGGTTCAAGCTCAAGGAGGCGGAACCCGTTCGGCCAAGAACGACCTCACTAGTCTCCCAGAAACCCCCAATGCCGACGAAAGATCCGACTCCCAAGAATTCTTTCAATCCCAAGAATTTTTTCAAATGGAAGATTGCGCCTTCATTGGCGGCGACATGGC
It encodes the following:
- the lysS gene encoding lysine--tRNA ligase; the protein is MIVNGTTENQEQSENEILRQRKDKLQRLREEEGYDPYVVEKWDRKDSIEEIRARHDHLQPDDVARDVGIRTAGRLMTLRRQGKATFADLGDESGRMQLYFQINEVGEESYNFLKKWVDTGDWIGVEGHPCRTRRGELTILVTEYKLLSKALRPLPEKWHGLTDTEVRYRQRYTDLIANPDVRQVFRKRAQIITSFRKTLEDHGTLEVETPTLSILAGGANARPFKSFHNALGLDMYLRIAPELYLKRLVVGMMGRVYEIGKNFRNEGVDTMHNPEFTMMEVYWAYADYEDMMNLAEELIRNAAKAVGTLSVEWQGITLDLARPFRRVTMLDIVKEHTGVDFRNVTSDEEARKIAAEKGCGGALSGKESRFAVLNLMFETFCEEKITDPTFVIGHPTEISPLSKRDPNNPNYTHRFELFMCEKELANAFSELNDPLDQRARFEEQLRKKEAGDDEAHAFDEDFINAIETGLPPTGGLGIGIDRLVMFLTNSRSIRDVILFPTMRPKD
- a CDS encoding HypC/HybG/HupF family hydrogenase formation chaperone; the protein is MCLAVPYTLEEIHADGSARAVANGVAMNIRLDLLETPVRGDVVLAHAGFAIQKLDKGESEELTALWAEIERAEKTAGTSTSRV
- a CDS encoding DEAD/DEAH box helicase; the encoded protein is MKNTVEVEMEDLTTMNLDTEPEDIANCSRETTFDDFGVRSELLKAITRKGFTSPTPVQQKVLESNAAEKDLIVRAKTGSGKTLAFLLPLLQNMKTRERAPRMLILSPTRELAQQIARETEWLVSFMNISVVSLVGGLEMSPQLRALRDGAAIVVGTPGRTLDHVERGSLDTKNIDCVVLDEGDQMLDMGFRDELEGILNALPAERRTWLFSATMPPEVRELSKRYLKNPVTISLVQDGAQHEDIVHRVYMIPSRRRFEGLVNILLWERPKRSLMFCHTRLESIEMAQRLQDEGFNAAALHGDMTQRERNAVLASFKSGSMPHLVATNVAARGLDVEGVTHVIQLGLPDDKETFVHRSGRTGRAGHEGTNLILLSPLEAGRFKMMLRSTQMKVEWQDVPSLPLIRTAQREVAEEKLLTFQMNSESQSGYMEWASDLLQRAEPKVLVAKLLETLNSRTAKGYSLNADLDHERERRQRSASRIERGEGRGEGQEERRFSSSRPRGTITRLRSSQGAIKDVGRILNALCSALKVERCEVGAIRLKDDHVLVELLPVALARLEQGWAGLAKWGLFPEDNPVRYIKTRSHDARSHDAVAKPRDPVRPSRLSQNSGRSPRDSYERKGEGDKEYREHAIRGKRSDG
- the hypD gene encoding hydrogenase formation protein HypD — protein: MSEFSSIGVESAAAHRFEAMREKLADFLRERRNLTFMEVCGTHTVAIFRSGLRSLLPEGLRLLSGPGCPVCVTDQGEIDIALNLAKKDYVILTYGDMLRVPGSSGSLLELKGQGARVEVVVSAIQSIEIALAHPESEVVFLGVGFETTAPATAVTLNQARQVGLTNLSVLCLHKTVPSALRVLASNPALKIDGFILPGNVTVVAGMDDYAFLTEALGKAAAAAGFEPEEILAALVDLARQVTTGHFRLNAYRKQETPRGGNPVARKLLSEVFDPCDSRWRGMGVIPGSGYRVRKEYARFDATEKFGLSPVSVPNNGCRCGEVLSGVLTPPECELYGTACTPLTPVGPCMVSSEGTCGAWHRFNR